AGATGCTCCTCCTCCACGAAGTTGTCGCCAAGCCTGACCCAGCCAAGGGTCACACCCCGGACGCTGCCGGGCTCTATGTTGGCGTCCTCCCGTACCCGGACCACGAGCCTCCCACGGGCCAGGTTAAGTTGCTCGACTAGTGCGGGCTCGTCCAGGCCGTTGGCAAGGTGTAGCCCAGCGAGCAGTCCACGGGCCCAGCCTGGCCGCAACCACACTCCCTCGTCTGGCCTCCGCTGGGCCTCGACAATGAGTGATGAGTCACAGCTGTAGAGCACGTTGTCGCCGGCCACAGTATATGGGCAGATGTTAGCAGCGAGTGAAGCATCTAGGACGAGACTACGGCTCTTCGAGAATAGGGCGGCGTAAAGTCTCTGTCGGAAACTCCTCCGGTCTACGCGGCTCCGCTCCCTCTTAAGCTCCGGGCTGGGCGCACGGACAACCTCCAGCCTCCGCGCGGCCAGCAATCGGGCGAGTTCGTCGGCCTCCCGGCCGCCGAGCACGACGACTACATTTGCTCCAACGCTCTCCGCGAGAGCAGCCTTGTAGAGAGCACCCCTGCCCCTCACGTACCCGTCAGTGTCCACGACGAAGCCTCCGCTACATGCGCGAGAGGCGCGCACAGCAGCAGAGACTGTGAGGAACCCTGCCTTCTCCGCCGAGACGTGGCCGACGAAGAATCCGCCAGCCGGCTCGACGTCCTGCAGGACTAGGGCTCTCCCTGTCCACGGCGCGTAGGCCACCATGCCGGGTAATCCTAGCTCGTTCTGCCCCACATCTGCCTCGACTACACAGAGCTCCAGCCCGTTACGCAGCCAGGCTGTGAGCGTAGACTTGCCCGACTCAACGGGGCCAACGACCACTATGCGGCGGACACCGCGGCTCCGGAGATCCTCTACTAACCGGCTCCACGCCTCAACGATGCTGAAGCCCTCGCGTACTACACGGTAGCTGCCCCCAGCGCCAAGATAGACACAGAGCCTAGAAGCCTCCCGGGCATAGAAGGTGAAGCCCCGTGTACCCCGGACAAGCACCTCTCCGCCGGCCTCGACGGTATAGCCGCTCGCATAGACGCCTCCCTTCTCCACGGCTACCCGTGCCGGGCCGGAGACCCAGAGGCCCTCGCCGCTCTGCAGATCCACGCACTCCGGCATACCCCGCGCCTCCGCTTCTAGCGCTCTGAGAGAGCTAGCACCTATTACCTACCTCTGTGCTGTAACATACCTCTGGGCCACTCTGCTCCCACAACATCTAACCCTCTAGCAGCAGGCCCTCAAGGCTAGAGGGCTACAATGTGTAGGAGGTGAAGCCCGAATGGTGTTACTCCAGATCGCACGTAGGGAGGAACACCAGGTAGGTAAGTACCGTGTAACTCTGCTCTACGATAGTGAAGGTCGCGTAGTCGGAGCCCTCATAGAGGGGCCCCGGCTAAGCAAGCCAGTCTACATAGCTGTCCACGAGCAGACAGCACCCAAGATACCTAAGCAGGTTAAGAAGTTCCTAGCAAAGCACGGCTTCAAAGTCGCATAGAACGCTCTTTCTCCGACCCCTACCACCCCCCGTCGGCTGAGGACCTCCCGAACACGTGACGCTCTACAAGGTCTGCAAGTTTCTCTAGAAGACCCTTATCCGGCTCCTCGACGGGAAACGCTAGTACATGCTCCTTCCCGCCAGCCGGGACACCGCTCTCCCTAAGCTCGCGAAGGACCCTCGTCAGCTGGTGGCGCATGCTACGTGCGTAGACAAAGCCTCTCTTGCGGCCCGGGGCCCAGTGTAGCAGAAGCACCACGCTATCAGAATGCATAGCTGCAAGCTTTCTACCAACATAGGATGTCACGTGGGCGTCGGACTCGACATAGTATGCTATTATGCCGTGGCGCTGGAACAGGTACCGAACCCTATCCATAGCAGTTCTCAGTGCCTTTGCAGCCTCCTCTGCGGCCCGGCTCAACCGGTTGTCGTCGAGTACGTCGCGGGGTCCACTAGCCCAGCCCAGTAGCTGGGCAGCATGCACTATACACTCCTCGTCGAGAAGCCGGTAGCAAGAGTCAACAAGCTCAACAACCTTCGCGATATCGCGTAGACTATAGCCGCTCTTCCCTGCAAGCCTCGCGGCAGTGCCGTAAGCCCTAGGTCTAGCCTCGATTACGGGTCCAAGGTCGCCGACTATCCCCACGGCTGCTAGCCAGCTGCACCTCCGCGCGTCGCATGCCTCGCCGACGCCCGGAATACTGTAGACCAGGAAGGATGTAGCCGGCCAGTCCTCCT
The window above is part of the Pyrodictium delaneyi genome. Proteins encoded here:
- a CDS encoding Clp1/GlmU family protein, with product MPECVDLQSGEGLWVSGPARVAVEKGGVYASGYTVEAGGEVLVRGTRGFTFYAREASRLCVYLGAGGSYRVVREGFSIVEAWSRLVEDLRSRGVRRIVVVGPVESGKSTLTAWLRNGLELCVVEADVGQNELGLPGMVAYAPWTGRALVLQDVEPAGGFFVGHVSAEKAGFLTVSAAVRASRACSGGFVVDTDGYVRGRGALYKAALAESVGANVVVVLGGREADELARLLAARRLEVVRAPSPELKRERSRVDRRSFRQRLYAALFSKSRSLVLDASLAANICPYTVAGDNVLYSCDSSLIVEAQRRPDEGVWLRPGWARGLLAGLHLANGLDEPALVEQLNLARGRLVVRVREDANIEPGSVRGVTLGWVRLGDNFVEEEHLDPGVYPEVVIKTRRRRR
- a CDS encoding DHH family phosphoesterase; its protein translation is MGNEIWLSMESLWNSLTTGSVFAVFHWDADGIASAAILLKMLGERIVGFYPPRVGVYSLEALPWRRISESRASVLTVLDYGLPGTAYEDLSDIVAPRSVAVLDHHLVEPPRGGGRGVLHYVNPVAQSLGGEEDWPATSFLVYSIPGVGEACDARRCSWLAAVGIVGDLGPVIEARPRAYGTAARLAGKSGYSLRDIAKVVELVDSCYRLLDEECIVHAAQLLGWASGPRDVLDDNRLSRAAEEAAKALRTAMDRVRYLFQRHGIIAYYVESDAHVTSYVGRKLAAMHSDSVVLLLHWAPGRKRGFVYARSMRHQLTRVLRELRESGVPAGGKEHVLAFPVEEPDKGLLEKLADLVERHVFGRSSADGGW